The sequence ATGCAGCGCTCCGGCACCGGCGACCGCAAGCCATGGCCAGAGGCCTGACATGGCATCGCGTGCGTCAGCGGTGCGCGCCACCGCAGCATGCCGAGGACGACGGTGCAGCAGAGGCAGAAACGGGTGCCGGCGCCGGCGCGTAGCGGTCGTGATGCCGCACCCATTCCATCTTGTGCGGCACGTCGCGTTCGCTGCGGCCCTCGGGCGCGAGGTCCATCAGCTGGTAGGCGCCCATCATCACTTCCACGCCGCGCCCGTAGGTCGAGTAGGTGTGGAAGACCTCGCCTGCATCGCTGCGGAAGAACACGCTGACGCCCGGCGCCTCCTCGGAAGGGAACGGGCGCTTTCCGTAGTTGTAGTCGACCGCACCGCTCGCCACTTCCTGCGGGGTGAAGCTCACGCCGAAGTCATGGTTGAAGTCGCTGCCATGCGAGGACACCCAGTCGAACTTCCAGCCCATGCGCTCGCGAAAACGCAGCAGTTCGGGCAGGGGCGCGCGCGAGACGGCAACGAAGCCGATGCCGCGGTCCGCCAGGTGCACCGTCATCCCGTCGACGTGGTCCGCCATGTACGAACAGCTCGGGCAACCCTGGCCCCAGCCCGGCCCGAACATGAAGTGCTGCACCACCAGCTGGCGGTGGCCGCCGAACAGCTCGGCCAGCGTGCGGCTGCCCTGCGGCGTATCGAAGGCGTAGCGCTTGCCGACGCGCTCCCAGGGCAGCGCGCGCCGCTCGCGGGCGAGCTGGTCGTGCAGGCGCATCAGTTCCTTCTCGCGCGCCAGCAGGACGAGCCGTTCGGCCACCCATTGCTCGGGCGGTACGACGGGATGATTCACGGGGCCTGTTTCGGTCACGGCGTTGTTCATGGCGGGGTACTCCTTGCGGACTTCGGACATGTATGAGGTGTGTGGAGTTGTGAGCGCTCAGGCGCGCGCGGCCTTCGGCCGGCGCACGGCGCGCACCTTGCCGCTGCCGCCACCGCCGCAATAGAACAGGCCGGCCCCGTCCGACTCGAGCCCGTTCACGCCGGTGCCACCGGGCATCTCGAGCCGCTCGAGCACGGCGCCGCTTTGCGGGTCGATGCGGCGGATGTCGCTTTCGTCGCCCTCCCAGGTGGCGTGCCAGAGTTCGCCGTCGACCCAGGTCACGCCGGTGACGAAGCGGTTCGACTCGATGGTTCGCACCACCGCGCCGGTCGTCGGGTCGACCTGGTGGATCTTGCGGTCGCGGTACTCGCCCACCCACAGGCTGCCCTCCGCCCAGGTGAGCCCCGAATCGCTGCCATGGCCCGGCGCCGGGATCGACGCCACCACGCCGCCCGTGGCCGGATCGATCTTGTCGATGCGCGAATCGGCGATCTGGTAGAGGTGCTTGCCGTCGAACGCGGTGCCGGCGTCGCAGGTGACGTCGAGCGAGCGCGTGGGCTCGCCGCTGTCCGGATCGAAAGCGACCAGTTGCGCGCCCAGTGCGGCCCACACACGCCGGCCGTCGTGGGTCACGCCGTTCACCTTGTCGCCGCCGGGAAACGGGCCGTACTCGCGCACGATGTCCGCGGCCTGCACACGGACCTGGGGGCGGGCCTTGACTGTCTTGCTGTTCATCGTTGACTCCTTGTGCGCGCCGTGG comes from Variovorax paradoxus and encodes:
- a CDS encoding DUF899 domain-containing protein, whose product is MNNAVTETGPVNHPVVPPEQWVAERLVLLAREKELMRLHDQLARERRALPWERVGKRYAFDTPQGSRTLAELFGGHRQLVVQHFMFGPGWGQGCPSCSYMADHVDGMTVHLADRGIGFVAVSRAPLPELLRFRERMGWKFDWVSSHGSDFNHDFGVSFTPQEVASGAVDYNYGKRPFPSEEAPGVSVFFRSDAGEVFHTYSTYGRGVEVMMGAYQLMDLAPEGRSERDVPHKMEWVRHHDRYAPAPAPVSASAAPSSSACCGGAHR